A segment of the Suncus etruscus isolate mSunEtr1 chromosome 7, mSunEtr1.pri.cur, whole genome shotgun sequence genome:
gtgctgaggatcaaatccagggcctcctGCATACTAAGTCATGGTGCCATCTCTCCTGCCTTTTAATACATCCCATATACCTTAGGGTAAATGAGCATGTATGAGTCTGATcccaaatactctacccacttgGAGGGTCATTGGTGAGGTACAACTGGTGTGAGATTGGGCACACTGGTACAATGTGGCAGTGGGAAGACACTGAAGTGTGTGAGTTGTGAGAGAACAGAGACACCGATCCCATGCACAGTCTAACTCTGGCCTCTGCCTGCATGAAGGTCTCCCTCCTGCTTCCCCCAGGCAATAATAGACTGGGAGACAGGCTGTACTGGTTACAGCCACTTTGGGGAGCAGAGGCAACTTTCTGTTTTCCTGTCACGTAGCCACAGGTGAGAGCTTTGTGGGATTGGAGTGAAGGCAAAGCTGGTATTTTAttatagacattttttttcttcttcaaggaggaagctaATTTGTGGGAGACTCAGTGACCAAAGTGTCCAGTGTCCATAGCAATGGGATTCTCCAGAAACTTAGGGAGATGTGCCTGAAGGGGGCTAAGTTGAGCCCCAAAGGCAAGAGGCACTGCCTAAGAATGCCTCAGTCCATTCCCTTCTGCTGCCAGGTAAAAATTGACACTGCCAGCCAATAGCACCCTCAGGCACCCAGTCCAATGATTTTAATCTGACAATGAATAATGAATGGCCTTGTTTTGAGCAATTGGGCCACCCCCTCACAAGCATGGTGGACATGTGGCTCTCTTTGGAACAGTGGGGAAAGGGTTTTGATGAAGTTTTACTTGAAATTtagaaaagggctggagtgatagcatcccatatggtcccctgcacattgctaggagtaattcctgagagcagattcAGGAATTGagcaccttgagcactgccagatgtggctcctcaaaaaatttaggaaaatgttggaggccagagcaatagtacagcagggagggcatttgtcttgcatgaggacgatgtgggtttgatcctcggtgtCCGACAGGGTTCTGGGAGcaacatcaggaataattcctgagtacagagctaggagtgacatcatgagccaggtgtggctcaaaatatcaaaaactaaagtgactttttttttttaagatttagaagACATTTGGGGGATTTCCAAAAACAACACCACAGATCAAGAACACCCTGGCAAGTCCTAGCTGAATGGGTCAGCATGCCAACACACCTTGAAGATGCCAGATTGTTTAGAGTAACCCCCTAGTGCCCAGGGGCTGCAGAGCTATATCTGGCAATGTTAGGGGGCTAGATGTGGGTCTTATGGTACTGAGATTAGACTGGGGTCAGTCAATACCAAGTGCCTTAGCCTTGTCCTAACTCTTGGGCCCCTAGATCTCTTCAGTGGCTCAGAAAGGAGCATCTGTAGAACCATGCTGGTCCCTTGTGTTAATCCAGCTGAAGCATCTGAGCTGGAGCATCTTTCCTACACACTGGGGTCTAGTTTCACTACCTGTGAACTGGAGTGATTGTTGTTAATGCTGCTGTTGGTCCTGgtgtgtgcgcgtgtgcgtgtgtgtgtgtgtgtgtgtgtgtgtgcgcgtgcgtgtgtgtgcgtgtgtgtgcatgttcGTCCATCCATGCATGCATGTACCACAGatgtcaagcttttttttttccttttggcttttgggccacatctggtggtgctcaggggttactcctggctctgtgctcagaaatcactccaagctggccagagcaatagcacagcagatattgtgttttccttgcttgcagctgacttggcttgatccctggcatcccatatggcacccaaAACACTGCTAGGGGTGAGGCCTCTTTGGGGAAGTGTCCATGGGGACTGTCATTCTTTATCCCCAGAAACAGCTGTTCAGAGAGTGGCTGCAGCCCAGGACTGGGCCTGTTAGCTCAAGTGCCCCCTTTGGTTTATGTTAGGACACTTTGAGGGGGCTGGGGTCCAATGCAGACACACTGAATTGGGAGAACACTCTTGATCATGTCATATCTGACCACCTTGTACCCAGATTGAGAAGAGGGTGAATAAGTGGGTCCTGGGGAAGCAGAAATGctctttaaaaaaagggggggggaattaaTAAAAAAGGAGGGGCTATTGGGAAGTTAAGTGAGCAAGTGGGCACCAAAGACTTTTTTTGTTGGGTCCCCCACTCTTGTGCCATAATAGTGTTGCTCTACCCCACATGCCAAGGTTTCCTGAAAGGAGTGTGTTCATGGCCACATTCTGCAAAACCAAAAAGGCAAttatacatatcttttttttttttttttggtttttgggccacacctggcagtgctcaggggttactcctggctgtctgctcagaaatagctcctggcaggcacgggggaccatatgggacaccaggattcgaaccaaccacctttggtcctggatcggctgcttgcaaggcaaacaccgctgtactatctctccgggccctaattatatatatatatatatatatatatatatatatatatatatatatatatatatatatatatatatatatatattttaatgattctcTGCCTTCTAGAAACATCTAATAGGTTCCCATTTTCCATGGCTGTGGGAAGTCAGGTTTGACAAGTGTGGACAGAAAATCAAAGGGAGAATGTGCCCAGTCAGGATAACTTGCTTGCAGTTTCTAAACACAATAGGCCTTTACGTAGGTAAGCCTGGgggataggacagcagggagggcactggccttgcatgtggtccaccaggtttcaatcccagacatcccatagcatcccctgatcactgctaggagtgattcctgagtgtaaagccggaagtcagtcctgagcatctcggggtgtggtccccaaaccaaatttGTCCCCTTCCCCAGGGCCATGGCTCTTTGCTGGCAGATAAAGGGATGCCATCAAGGAAGGTTAGAGAAACAGTCTGGGACCTCTAGGAGGAGCAAACATTTGAGTCTCTCAAGTTCACTTCGAGGCTGACCTGACAGGTACAGCTGGACAGCTGGACCGAACTTTGGGGACACCCAACTCTCTGCCATTCTACCACTGGGGGTGTCCCTCCTGCCACATACCTCCAGAGATTGGGGACTAGGTCAGGCAGGAGTGCAGCAGACACAAGAGAGAGGCCAGGGTGGCATAATTTTGAAGACAGTAGTGCCCTGTCTATAGTTGACCCCTTAAAATGACAATCTTTGTCAAAAGGGATTTTCTTGGCCCCTCCCTCATCGGAAGCCCATTGTTTCACAGGCACTGAAGGAGCTTCTGATTGGCCAGTTCTGCCCAGCCACTGGCCCCACCCCATCCCTCCCAGCAGCCTCCAGCTTCCAAGAAGCTATTTCAAGCTCTGGCTATTTCAAGCTTCTGACATGGGACAAAGGTCATCAAGGTCTATGACCCTGCAgcatcattttcacaaatttctcaTTTCCTCTGGCCATGGGGCAGGTGGCTGGGATGAGGCTATTGCTGATAGGGGATGAGGCTATTGCTGATAGGTGATTGCTTATCTGAATATGAGCACCCAGTTGGGGTCCATAATATTGCCCAGTGGGTAAGGAATTTACCTTGTATTGGAGAccggtttgattctcagtatcccatatggtgcctcaaacctgccaagagtgatttctgagcattgatagCTGAGGCCTCCTCCCACAGAAAAGATATCAAGTTTCATGGGGGATATCTGGGCAGGGGCATTGAAGGAATTGCAAGCCTATTCCTTCTGGCCAGTCCCATGTCTCCTTCCCACCCAGTTCACCCCAAACTTAAATTGTTATCCTCTGGTCAGTCTTCATTCAATGCATCTTGGGAAAATGTGATTTAAGAAGATGGTACCTTTTCCCACCTCTCTTCAATGTTATTTTGATGTTCTAGAATAAACTAGAATGAATATTGAAGGACCCTAATACATGaattaaaaaaagtgaatggaAAAGAACCAAAGGTTATGAATGTTCAAGCCCAGCCCAAttattgcaagtcagcccctgaagaggttgactgatagagagATGGACgttgaggtctttcccctccagctcggagcatgcgtctgccaccctgtccagccgacggttctgaggtgaaacagtgggtaaacagcccgaagacagtcaggcttgtggaaatattagctttattcggtggacaagactcaAGTCCAAAGTCTTAGCCTCAGTCCCGCCCAAAAGTCTCtcgctttccacagacccttgtttttatcccccagaataagGTACCAcacaatggtgggatcagataccacccaatggtggaagcagaatcaggtaccaccgtagggtgggggcagaatgccaggtcacaccctagggtaaggcacaatcacctatcagggtagggtcaaccctagcaccgatcagggtagggtcagtaacataataatcccataaaatgttcaCATACACAACACCCAGTCATTACATTTTACTGATGTTTCCAAATGTGGTAAAGGTTTTCTTAATTCATAGAATTTCCTGGTGGTGTAACTGCTGGACTGGCTTGAGGGCCAATGAAATTAGACAATCAGAGGGTTAGGAAAGTGCTTCCTTGGCAACTGGCTAACAGTTTGGGCAAGAGTGGCCTCACCATTGCAGACTTCGTGATTCACATAAAGCAGTATTTAGAGGCAGAGAGGACAGGAATTAGGATTTTCAGAAGATGGTTCCAGTCCCAGGGGTATCCAATCAAATTTCCCTCTGTGGTTCTTTTTCCTAACTCCAGTCTTGTTTGTAAACCTCAGCTAAGGGAAGTGGAGAAGGGCCACCAGGAGAGAAGACCTTAACTCTCACTAGTTGGATTTCCTTGGGGGTAGTTCTAAATAGACTCCTCAGCCCATAAAATTCAAAGAATCCTCAAGAAAGAGATCCCATCTCAATTCAACTAATTTGGGGTCATTACATCAGCAAGTTCCTTGAGGCCCTGCCTTGTTTTGCAGACCAGAAACTGggtttttattgaggccaatcCTTGCTGTCAGGAGTTCCTCATTATTTTAACAAGTTAAaaagagttggggggggggagctagagcgataggacagcagggatGGTGCTggcctgcacatggctgacccaggtttgatctctggcatcccatagggttccctgagtcccatcaggagtgatccctgaatgcagagccaggaggaaaccctgtgtatcaccaggtatggccctaaaataaaaaatatatatctaaaataaaacagaCTTGTGGAGCCTGAGAGCAAGCTCAAAGGAAagatcacacacacacttttttttgggggggtgggtggggtcacacctggcagcgcttggggttactcctggctctatgctcagaaatcgccccttgcaggcacaggggaccatatgggatgctgggattcgaaccaccatccttctgcatgaaaggcaaatgccttacctccatgctatctctccggcccccacatacacactttatgttttgttatgttttggtttttgggtcacacccggcagtgctcaggggttactcctggctctgcgctcagaaattgcccctggcaggcacggggaatcatatgggatcccaggatttgaactactgtccttctggatgtaaggcaaataccctatctccatgctatctctccggccccgacacacacacactttatataTGGAAGCCTAGGGTTCGAATCTCCATTGCATAGAgtatatataaactaaattttaaattagggGACACACCTTACAGTGCTAGGGGATCCcaggtgccaggaataaaatgaGGGTTCCCTGTATACAAAGCATATGTTCTGAGATCGCTCTCTGCCCTCAATaggtacattttaataaattttgggggGTGATGATAATAaaggttgcttttttgtttttgctacatctggcagtgctcaggggttactcctagctctgtaatcaggaatcactcctagagagcTTGGGAGATCGTGtggggttctgaggattgaacccaggttggttataTGCAACCatcatactattgctccagcccccaacataCATTCCAAACCAAGCCTATAAGTGActggggaaagagaagagagataatCCCTCTGCAAATCCTCTTCAATTTGCCTCTAAGCCTTTCTACCAGTGAtggtgaagaaataaaagatccAGTGCAAGGTTTTCAGATAATCGCCCAGTGTTGGGCAATTATTATTCAGAAAGTTCCTTTTGtcacttgtttctttttgttggttttgaaaGTTCTCTAGTtctctccttgcagtgctcaggggaccctatgtagtTTCAGGATCAATGAGCAAGGTCAGTACCCatttgtacaatctctctggccctctctctACTTTTAGTGGCAACCACGCTTCAAGACAGCAGAATCTTTTTTggtgacacctggtggtgctgaggaattactcctggctctgtgttcagaagtcactcctggcaggctcggggtggggGGGTACGACAccgaccaaccatatgggatgcatatgggagcgggggtccatcctgtgttggccacatgcaaggcaaatacctaactgctgtgctatcactctagctccaagACAGCAGAATCTTTCAGCCACACCCTACTATGATAAACTAGTGAGGAGGAAGCTGGGGAGTGCGTGAGTTGAATATGGCGCAAATGATAAGTTCTGAAGGGCATATGTAAAGAGACACTGTTTATTAAACAGTTGCTTTATTTTCCTGTAGAATCAACTCATTGACTACTTAGAATATTTCTATTTCCCCAGTGTAAGGATAGTCAACACTACTTTATGAATAACCAAAGAATAGATCAAATGAGGTCCCGGCAGCCATCTCCACATTTCAACTGTTGGGTGGATCAGGAACTCTTATTGGTTTGCTTTAGCTTTGAGTTGTTGGTTGTATCTACAAAAGAAAATAGCAAGAAAGGCCAGAATGAATCCCAGTAGACAACTTCATGGAAAGATCGGACCAAAGGCCTTTGTTTTCAGTAATTAGGAGCAATTTTGGTGGAAAGACAAaccttaatccctggcatctcatgatcACTCCGAGtcctctagaagtgatccctgagtgcagagtcaggagtaagccctgagcatcactatgtgtggccccaaattaaaaaaataaacatatatataaaaaaaaagaaactgaaccgGCAAATTTTTTTGCATCTGATTTTTCTAATTGCCAAATAGCTGACATCtgatttcgttttttttttttttttttttggttttttttttgggtcacacccggcattgctcaggggttactcctggctgtctgctcagaaatagctcctggcaggcacgggggaccatatgggacaccgggattcgaaccaaccacctttggtcctggatcggccgtttgcaaggcaaacgccgctgtgctatctctccgggcccctgatttCATTTTTGATCAGAAGTAGCACCTATATGTATGTGTTCATGcctgaaatgaaaagacaatgtATGTCTAACATATCAGGTACTCTATAGCCCTTTTATGCCCCCAGAAAGTGAAGCTTTGTGAGAATAAAATCCATGAAGGATGGAATCTTGTTTAATCAATGACAATTATCCTAGGCCAGCAGGCTGTGTGGGATGAGCTTTCGGAAGCTCCGATAACCTGATGGCTGAGTCCAGAGCCTCAGCTGTCATTCCCTGCTTGTCCTAGACTGCAGGGTGGATCACAGGGAAAGCACCAGTAGGACCCCAGTCCAGGAAATCTCCCAAGTTCCAAACTTTTCCTAACTGCCCAGAGACCCCCAGCACTAAATAGTTCTAGCTaaatccccctttttttttatcttttctgaaaAAGGGCCAAACTGTTTCTGAATCTGTATGTGACATTTAGTGAGCATTCTCTTGCGTAAGTGCTGTAAGTGAACAGGAGATCAAAATAGGAGGTTGTCCAAGAAAAGGATGTTGGGACTAAAATCGCCATAAAATCACTGAAGTCTGAGAGAATGCTGGTTAGGAATGCTGCAAAATAATTTAGCCTGCATGTTTATAGCCCAGTTTGTTTTTTCCTGCAATGATTGTTTATAAAGTGACCAGTGAagctaaatatgaaaatataaagaaagcgaGTAGGGATGGGACTCCCTGACGTAGAAGACTGTCTTCTGAAAGCAGATAAGTGAGGATACCCAGGcctatattttgggggggaggggtcacacctggcagtgctcagggtacactcagaaattgctcctggtaggcttaggggaccatatgggatgccaggattcaaaccactgttctgcatgcaaggcaaatgccctacctccacgttatctctccggccccaaggtctatatctttattgagatttttttttttcaggcaaagAGCTGTAGTTTGGGACCATGCTCTGTAATTTATTAAGGTTCAACAGTTCAAAGTTAGACTATTCATCAGAGGGGAGCTCACTGATTCGAGCAAATTGACCCCTGGCAAATATTAATTGATGTAATGGTGCTTAAAATTTCCAGATTCTAGAGGAACAACTTTCAGCAATCTGggataggggtggggtggggtcctgTAGCTGGTACTTATTTACATTTAAAGTCCAACAAGTTTATTATATGTAACTGAGAGTAAATGCATAAACACAGAAAATTACTTGTCATTTGCATGTTATTCTGATAAaggaaatcataaaataataatagatttaaaattcaaatgataTTCTCCTAAtaccttttcttttgattttgggttacacccaatgatgctcaaggcttattcctggctccatgctcaggggccgttcttggtgggctcaggggaccctatgggatgctgggatcaaacccaggtcagtcatgtgcaaggcaaatgccagaccAACTGTACGATCACTCTGGCActctcttaatatttttgtttttgtttttgggccacactcggcagtactcaggtgttactcctggctctgcactcagaaatcgctcctggtatgctccggggaccttatgggatgccagggatcaaagccaggtctgtgcaaagcaaacaccctaccagcgtGTTACTGCTCTGGTTCCcccaccataattttttttttgttttgtttttttttgtttttgggacacacctggtggtgctcagggggttactcctggctgtcagctcagaaatagctcctggcaggcacaggggaccatatgggacaccgggattcaaaccaagcacctttggttctgattggttgcttgcaaggcaaacgctgctgtgctatctctgcgggcccCATAATCTTTTAATTTAACTCCTAAGACTTTTCTGGAAATGTTAAATTTCCACTTCAGGCACATCCCATATAAGCAcattaaaagagaaaagcaacAATAGCCTCCTGGgttgcctcattttttttttttttgcctttcctaGACTCACTTACCTCCAAATACGATAGAGTTGCGAGGTACCAGCTAGCCCAAGAAAGAAATTGACAGCAAAGAGACTCCAATTTTTGGGAATAATTACAAGTGAGTACCTTGACCAAACAAACCCTGTTGAagcaaaatatatacatttattttaaaaaaaatcaaaagataatttttgaaCATGCAAATTATAGTAAAATAGTTATAAATAGGGGGGACTACTACAATAATGAgtcaaagaacaaagaaatggTTTATTCTAAGTGCCTTGATTACACTGACACAAAACACTCCTGACATTTAAGGAACTCTCTGAAACAAATGAAGAGCAACTGCCATTGTTTCCTACTGCTTATAAAAGAGATTCAgggcatgaaaatataaatgtgGAAAAGAAGCCCCAGGTCCATTCATAATAACCCCCCCTCCATTTATAATCCATCATCTTGATAAGAAAACACTGGGAAATCTGTGAGGGTCAACAGTCCAGATATTAAGCCATTAAATAAACTgggagataaaacaaaaatattgcatgGCCTATCGGTAATCTTTCTTTGGTGGGAGGCACattgataatgctcagggattactcctagctctgcattaaggaatcacttgaggcagtgctcaaggatgctggggattgagccctagtgaactgcctgcaaggcaagtgccctccctcctGCGCTCTCGCTCTGACCCTGAACAGGAGAGAACTTTTTATAAGCTTACCTGTGGCTGTTAAGACCAGCGACTGAGCTGTGCTGAGTTTTTCAGCTGGTCTGGCCATGTCTGCTAACCCCGCACACACCAATCCCTGGATtcacacaaaacagaaaagcaccGTGAGTTGGGGAGAAagaagtttttactttatttacttaactatttttggttttgggccacacctggtggtgctctgggctgaCTTCTGGTGCCCAGGAGAGCATATGGGTCGGCCTTACTCACAgtcctattgctctgaccccttcttTGTTCTCTTGAACACTGTCTTCCATAGAATCCTGAATCCTAAAACACTTTCTGATGAGCCTCCACTAGAACAGCAGTCATGGGACCAGACCACACAGTAATGTTATTACTACGAAAGAGATAACTACATAGAATGAGAcaactcctcccccaccccccagcccccAAAAAAGCCTACACACTGCTCACTCAGTCAACTATTTGGGACATTCTGCCACATATTTGCCAGTGCacaagatgatttaaaaaaaattttggggagcCAGGGAGAAGAGCCCAAGAGTTCAAATGAGGCCCCAAAATGGATCCCCGGCACTACATGAACTGGACCACTGGGCCTGAACAGGCACCATCTCCCCAGGCCAGCCACAGAATGAGACTTCAGGTTCTGCAATAGAGTTTGGAGAGAACTGCACAATGAAAACACtttgtaagattaaaaaaaaaagatactgtgctcacttcggcaacacatatactaaaattggcacgatacagagaagattagcatggcccctgcacaaggatgacacacaaattcgtgaagcgttctatattttttaatgttgcactggtgatggggggcgttctttcatgactgaaacccaaccataataatgtttgtaatcaaggtctttaaataaaatattattaaaaaaaaaaaaaggatactggTACCAGTATCTTTAGTTCTGACTGTAAACTAATAATGAAAGATaattcaggagccagagtgatagcacagcagtagggcgttttccttgcacacagctgacctgggttcgtttcctggcatctcatatggtcccccgagtctgccaggagtgatttctgactcagagccaaaaatgacccctgaggactgccaagtgtagccccaaaaccaaaccaaaccaaccaaacaaacaaaaaaaaggtaattcAGAGGGTTTTAGTGACTTAACCCTAAAGTTTTATTAGGAGGTATTTTGTATTCTTAGGGTCCTTCACTGTTAATTATTTGATCATAAGTAGGCTCCTAGGAGGCCTCTTATTTTAAGAAGTGAGTGAGTGGAGGGACTATGGCTGATCCAGAGATTACTGAATAGTTATATGAAattacttaaaacaaaaaaataaaagcaagaattgTTCTTTCAGCAATCTATGCAAAACCTCAAGACTTACCCATTTCATGACTGGAGCCCAGAAAAAAATTGTTCTGGggcctgaaaaaaagaaaaaagaattcagaaaggaagctattattttaataaatcacaTTTCATTACATTTCAAAAGCTGAGTATCTCTAACCATTTTCATTGTGCCTTTGATAATAAGCTTTGCTTTAAAGGAACATCTAGAAAGTCAcgacaacatttttattttcacattagtTATTTTGATCTTGTCCATTGTTTGCATTTTTGATAACttgataaaaatgaatgaaatagaaCAGAGAcagctttgttgtttttgttggccccatccagcagtgttcagggcatactcctggctctgctctcagggatcactcctgatgtagctcagggaactgtatgggggaagccaggaattgaacctgactcaattacatgcaagacaagtaccctatctATTGCACTCCTCAGTTCtttggagagattttttttttggtttttttttgggccacacctgtttgatgctcaggggttactcctggctaagcacttagaaattgcccctggcttggggggaccatatgggacgccgggggaatgaACCGAGGtcccgtggtccttccttggctagcgcttgtaaggcagacaccttacctctagcgccacctcaccagccccttttgGAGAGATTTTAACTTCTGGCTTTTCTGGTCTAGTAAAGTGTAGGCCTCAAATCTTCCTACACACaaagctttaatttcttttttttttttttttggtttttgggccacacccggtgacgctcaggggttactcctggctatgtgctcagaagtcgctcctggcttggggaaccatatgggaaaccagggaatcgaacctcggtccatccaaggctagcgcaggcaaggcaggcaccttacctctagcgccaccgcccagcccctagctttaatttcttttttttttttttgtggtttttgggtcaggtcacacccggcagtgctcaggggttactcctggcttcatgctcagaaattgctcctggcaggcacagggaaccatatgggactccaggattcgaaccgatgaccttctgcatgaaaggcaaacgacttacctccttgctatctctccgacccctagctttaatttcttaatatGAATAGTTATCAAACACTAGGGGACCATGGTGGAGACCCTACTGATTATAGTCAATAATCCTCATTTTCTTGTGTGTACACAACctttatttccatatatatatatttatatttatatatatgtactttggtttttgggtcacacccggcagcactcagcggttactcttggctctgcactcattagtccctcctgacaggctcaggggaccatattgggatactgggattcaaaccagggacCTGTCCtgtgttgtctgcatgcaaggcaaaggccttaccactgtgctattgctccagtccctatttcCATATTTTCGTGCATGTCTCTGAGTTTGTGGATTTTATGTGGTAGGGGTGACTTCCATCTTCTGACTGGGGGTGGTCTGTGATCCCAGGCAGTGTCCAGACATACCCTCTAGCATCCCCACAAACACCAGCTCCCATGGAAATGTAAACAACTTTCTTTGGGAAAGTAAAGAGGTGGCTGGAATTCCCAAAGAACCTTTGAACCAGGAACTCAGAGCTGCAGAGACTGGGCCCTTTGAGAATCCACAAGTCACTTTGCCTCCAGCCC
Coding sequences within it:
- the MPC2 gene encoding mitochondrial pyruvate carrier 2 — protein: MSAAGSRGLRATYHRLMDRVEFMLPEKLRPMYNHPAGPRTIFFWAPVMKWGLVCAGLADMARPAEKLSTAQSLVLTATGFVWSRYSLVIIPKNWSLFAVNFFLGLAGTSQLYRIWRYNQQLKAKANQ